A single window of Triticum urartu cultivar G1812 unplaced genomic scaffold, Tu2.1 TuUngrouped_contig_6987, whole genome shotgun sequence DNA harbors:
- the LOC125531367 gene encoding BTB/POZ domain-containing protein POB1-like has protein sequence MAGGEERPPGLAPGVASSFEFALNSAAFSDRVLRLEIAAEDCEAPFVGEGSPCDSPRSIFETGLGLGGTSAKSVRPRKRRRQDDESAPRSSEVESDGNNLAVIGEHGDSTGRPVLRVKHIHVSSLLLASKSPYFYKLFSNGMQESNLKEITLRIMDYEDEAFPELLHFIYSGTIKTSDPVLVLKVMCVADRFEVVDCMSYCTQLLISLPMTKELAFVYLEYECSVPMSDVLQPVKAAAQEFLADKYKNLSMSETEFLEMPLSGIKAIFSSNNLKVFSEDLVLAFLLKWALANYPETVERRRILINHLLPMVRFNQMSCGKLRWLLSCSHLDARHSAYIVASALLYKYSSPHRVLPAISDIHCSFLERTYKHKPVKTIELERPHNRCIAYMDLKSEECSNLSPSRSIRSQAFDFAGHSFFLIVQRTVNAQLGIHCFGLYLAVEKGVSVPITIEFKFAARTKAVGDFVSNFRHIKTFTSESNQLGSRDLFNMSWGQVFSEASQFLLDDMLYLRAELTVRQP, from the exons ATGGCCGGCGGGGAGGAGAGGCCGCCGGGGCTGGCGCCAGGGGTTGCGTCGAGTTTCGAGTTTGCGCTCAATTCCGCGGCGTTTTCCGATCGAGTTCTGCGCCTCGAGATAGCGGCCGAGGATTGCGAGGCGCCGTTCGTCGGCGAAGGATCGCCCTGCGACTCGCCGCGTAGCATATTCGAGACGGGGCTCGGCTTGGGAGGTACCTCGGCCAAGTCGGTGCGACCTCGCAAGCGCCGCAGACAAGACGACG AATCTGCACCTCGCAGCTCTGAGGTTGAATCAGATGGAAATAATTTAGCTGTCATTGGTGAACATG GTGATTCCACTGGCAGACCTGTTTTAAGAGTAAAGCATATTCACGTCAGCTCCCTGCTACTTGCTTCTAAAAGCCCGTACTTTTACAAG CTCTTCTCGAACGGAATGCAAGAATCGAACCTCAAGGAAATAACACTAAGGATTATGGACTATG AGGATGAAGCCTTCCCAGAGCTTTTGCACTTCATTTACAGTGGAACAATTAAGACAAGCGATCCTGTCCTGGTTCTCAAAGTTATGTGTGTTGCTGATAGATTTGAGGTTGTCGATTGCATGAGCTATTGTACCCAGCTGTTGATTAGTCTACCCATGACAAAAGAATTAGCTTTTGTGTATCTTGAATATGAGTGCTCAGTCCCAATGTCAGATGTCCTTCAGCCTGTGAAAGCAGCAGCCCAGGAATTTCTGGCTGACAAGTACAAAAACCTGTCAAT GTCTGAAACTGAGTTTCTGGAAATGCCACTATCAGGAATTAAAGCTATATTCTCAAGCAACAACTTGAAGGTTTTTTCAGAGGACTTGGTCTTGGCTTTTCTGCTCAAGTGGGCTCTTGCCAATTACCCAGAAACAGTAGAAAGGCGTAGGATCTTGATCAACCATTTGCTTCCAATGGTGCGTTTCAATCAGATGAGTTGTGGAAAATTGCGATGGCTTTTGTCTTGTTCGCATTTGGACGCTCGTCATTCTGCATATATTGTGGCTTCAGCTCTTCTGTACAAGTACAGTTCACCACACAGAGTCCTTCCTGCCATATCAGATATCCATTGCAGTTTTTTGGAGCGGACATACAAGCACAAACCAGTGAAGACCATTGAATTGGAGCGTCCCCATAACCGATGTATTGCTTATATGGATCTCAAATCTGAGGAGTGCAGCAATCTCTCTCCATCCAGAAGTATCAGGTCACAAGCATTCGACTTTGCAGGGCACTCCTTTTTCCTCATTGTACAGCGCACTGTTAATGCTCAACTGGGGATTCACTGTTTCGGACTGTATTTGGCAGTCGAAAAAGGAGTATCAGTGCCAATAACCATAGAGTTCAAATTTGCAGCGAGAACAAAAGCTGTTGGTGACTTTGTGTCTAACTTCAGACATATCAAGACATTCACCAGCGAAAGTAATCAACTAGGATCCCGAGATCTCTTTAACATGTCCTGGGGTCAGGTCTTTTCTGAAGCAAGTCAATTTTTACTTGATGACATGTTATATCTTCGAGCTGAGCTGACTGTAAGGCAACCTTAG